The Fructilactobacillus myrtifloralis genome contains a region encoding:
- a CDS encoding DNA/RNA non-specific endonuclease, with protein sequence MNKLQHLLIGVVMGVTLSMGITPSVSFAQTEVGQAPQTTDRYQQLQQRDYQSGSQAYDVLNHDQPDTISPQDYSVSQIDFSNLDRLNRAQPATAYLTKDNLGKSKGRERQLFKPTGWSNQPKRVNGQRVFPVNRGHLIAYTCTFNLDANGKYQPGAKGSIDNPKNLFTQTAFANQKVMTINEQAVRKALAQGKHVIYQVTPVFQGDDLMAKGVWVQAVSSDGSFHFNRYLYNVQPGLAFDYATGRSHVDPQMNVPTPMNYENYRKHSLKPISTGYQTHRHEKVRVRHFF encoded by the coding sequence CCGTCAGCTTCGCGCAAACGGAAGTCGGCCAAGCCCCCCAAACCACCGATCGCTACCAACAATTACAACAACGGGACTACCAATCGGGGTCCCAGGCATACGACGTGTTGAATCACGATCAGCCAGACACGATTAGTCCGCAGGATTATTCGGTTAGTCAGATTGATTTTTCGAATCTAGACCGGTTGAACCGGGCCCAACCAGCCACGGCTTACCTCACTAAGGATAACCTGGGGAAGTCCAAGGGACGCGAACGGCAGCTGTTTAAACCCACGGGGTGGTCAAACCAACCGAAGCGGGTGAACGGACAACGAGTCTTTCCGGTGAACCGGGGGCATTTGATTGCGTACACCTGCACGTTTAATTTAGATGCAAACGGAAAGTATCAGCCGGGCGCCAAGGGCTCGATTGATAATCCGAAAAATTTATTTACGCAAACCGCCTTTGCCAACCAAAAAGTAATGACGATTAATGAACAAGCGGTCCGCAAAGCTTTGGCCCAGGGAAAACACGTGATTTATCAAGTCACGCCGGTTTTTCAGGGGGACGATCTAATGGCGAAGGGAGTCTGGGTGCAAGCGGTTAGTTCGGATGGGAGTTTCCACTTCAACCGGTATCTGTATAACGTGCAACCGGGGTTAGCGTTTGATTACGCCACCGGGCGTTCACACGTTGATCCCCAGATGAACGTCCCGACGCCGATGAACTATGAAAACTACCGGAAGCATTCGCTAAAACCAATTAGTACCGGCTACCAAACGCATCGTCATGAGAAAGTGCGCGTGCGTCACTTTTT